The Humulus lupulus chromosome 3, drHumLupu1.1, whole genome shotgun sequence genome window below encodes:
- the LOC133823472 gene encoding large ribosomal subunit protein eL21z/eL21y-like: MPAGHGLRSRTRDLFSRPFRKKGYIPLSTYLKTYKTGEYVDIKVNGAIHKGMPHKFYHGRTGRVWNITKRAIGVEVNKQVGNRIIKKRIHVRVEHVQPSRCTEEFRERKLRNDKLKAVAKLKGEVISTKRQPEGPKPGFMVEGAQLETVTPIPYDVVNDLKGGY; this comes from the exons ATGCCGGCTGGACACGGTCTCAGGTCCCGTACCCGTGATCTCTTCTCACGGCCATTCAGGAAGAAGGGTTACATTCCTCTCTCTACCTACCTCAAGACCTACAAGACCGGCGAGTATGTCGATATCAAGGTGAACGGCGCCATCCACAAGGGTATGCCCCACAAGTTCTACCATGGCCGAACTGGGCGTGTCTGGAACATCACCAAGCGCGCTATTGGTGTGGAGGTTAACAAGCAG GTTGGCAACCGCATTATTAAGAAGAGGATTCATGTTCGTGTGGAGCATGTCCAGCCCTCTAGGTGCACTGAGGAGTTCAGAGAAAGAAAGTTGAGGAATGACAAGCTTAAGGCCGTGGCGAAGTTGAAGGGTGAGGTTATCAGCACCAAGAGGCAGCCGGAGGGCCCCAAACCTGGTTTCATGGTCGAAGGTGCTCAGTTGGAAACTGTCACTCCCATCCCTTACGATGTTGTCAACGATCTCAAGGGTGGTTATTAG